In one Roseburia intestinalis L1-82 genomic region, the following are encoded:
- a CDS encoding helix-turn-helix domain-containing protein, whose product MTLTIYNLLKKKEFRWIQLDGGKYRISKKSFDDWLDNLEQ is encoded by the coding sequence ATGACATTGACTATTTATAACCTTCTGAAGAAAAAGGAATTCCGGTGGATCCAGTTGGATGGCGGAAAGTATCGCATCTCAAAGAAGAGTTTCGATGACTGGCTCGATAACTTGGAACAGTAA
- a CDS encoding DUF3881 family protein: MEINMHKFLRAVGLSDIKKEELEKICKDIEEKPDTIKVAEDSEGNEFAELCHQFGDFFGLTLRGTYQEDDTFEMDYYYPYFFGTMLSTREQAEVEKHAEKESYAGICDEVRIGVTLIFYLQNVVDFLAVKGSKKYMNLEEGVILGALSTEGKILLPINKTEKKNKQNQQNTTDRNYLVAAARDGDENAIENLTLEDIDTYSMLSRRITHEDVLSIVDSYFMPYGIESDQYAILGEILDCRLEQNNLTGENVWVLDICCNEMNFGVCINQKDLVGEPQVGRRFKGIVWMQGSIKYRE, from the coding sequence ATGGAGATTAATATGCATAAATTTTTAAGAGCAGTCGGTCTTTCGGATATTAAGAAAGAAGAACTCGAAAAAATATGTAAAGATATAGAAGAAAAACCGGACACAATTAAGGTGGCAGAGGATTCGGAAGGAAATGAATTTGCTGAACTTTGTCATCAGTTTGGCGACTTTTTTGGTCTGACGCTAAGAGGTACTTACCAGGAAGATGACACATTTGAGATGGATTATTACTATCCGTATTTTTTTGGCACAATGTTATCCACAAGAGAACAGGCAGAAGTGGAAAAACATGCGGAAAAAGAGTCCTATGCGGGGATATGTGATGAAGTCAGAATAGGAGTGACGTTAATTTTCTATCTGCAGAATGTTGTGGATTTTCTGGCTGTAAAAGGATCAAAAAAATATATGAATCTGGAGGAAGGTGTTATTTTAGGTGCGCTTTCTACAGAAGGAAAAATTTTGCTTCCAATTAATAAAACTGAGAAAAAAAATAAGCAGAACCAGCAGAATACAACGGACCGCAATTATCTGGTTGCAGCCGCAAGAGATGGGGATGAAAATGCGATCGAGAATCTGACGTTAGAAGATATTGATACATATTCCATGTTGTCAAGACGTATTACGCATGAGGATGTACTCAGCATTGTGGATTCTTATTTTATGCCATATGGCATTGAGAGTGATCAGTATGCAATTCTGGGCGAAATATTAGATTGCAGGCTGGAACAGAATAATCTTACCGGAGAAAATGTCTGGGTGCTTGATATCTGCTGTAATGAAATGAACTTTGGAGTCTGCATTAATCAGAAGGATCTGGTTGGAGAACCACAGGTTGGCAGACGTTTTAAGGGCATTGTGTGGATGCAGGGAAGTATAAAATATAGAGAATAA
- a CDS encoding HD-GYP domain-containing protein, with protein MRIRQVKSLVGGETLVEPVITKEKEILISGGTVLKPEYLDLISFLGIDTVCIEDPYEAFETTHFIISEERKQYYVSEVQKILENHIYHGKNSLNKMTDLANEIVREITEEEQPKVIDIEERNGSLYEHTVLVTMLSLVVAKMLKVKEESYIDIAIGALLHDLGMRYITVPYINFDMDNRPASEVFELKKHTILAYSALEGEDWISPVSKKMVLSHHERKDGSGYPLKQKTKDIECNILQVCDAFDCMISGMECKRISVQQALETMIEAADLLFERKIVKVLQKIVAYYPVGTKIRLNTGETGIVVCQTDNSIRPVVAVLDQDNQMTEIRYDLAKNKKISILQLV; from the coding sequence ATGAGAATACGGCAGGTCAAATCACTTGTAGGCGGAGAAACACTGGTGGAACCGGTTATAACAAAAGAAAAAGAAATATTGATTTCCGGTGGAACAGTGTTAAAACCGGAGTATTTGGATCTTATTTCTTTTTTGGGTATCGATACCGTATGTATTGAAGATCCGTATGAAGCCTTTGAAACAACACATTTTATTATCAGTGAAGAGAGAAAACAATATTATGTCAGTGAAGTTCAAAAAATCCTGGAAAATCATATTTACCATGGAAAAAATTCATTGAACAAAATGACGGACCTTGCAAATGAAATTGTCAGGGAAATAACGGAAGAAGAACAGCCAAAAGTCATAGATATAGAAGAACGCAATGGAAGTCTTTATGAGCATACCGTCCTTGTGACCATGTTGTCTTTGGTGGTTGCAAAAATGTTAAAAGTAAAAGAAGAATCTTATATTGATATTGCAATAGGGGCACTTTTGCATGATCTTGGTATGCGTTACATCACGGTTCCATATATTAATTTTGATATGGATAACAGACCGGCATCGGAAGTATTTGAATTGAAAAAACATACAATACTGGCATATTCAGCGTTGGAAGGTGAGGACTGGATATCGCCTGTTTCAAAAAAGATGGTATTATCGCATCACGAAAGAAAAGACGGTTCCGGTTATCCTTTAAAACAAAAAACAAAAGATATCGAGTGTAATATATTGCAGGTATGTGATGCATTTGATTGTATGATTTCCGGAATGGAATGCAAAAGAATCAGTGTACAGCAGGCACTTGAGACAATGATAGAGGCAGCAGATCTTTTATTTGAACGAAAAATCGTAAAAGTATTACAGAAAATAGTTGCATATTATCCGGTCGGTACGAAAATCCGGCTGAATACAGGAGAAACAGGAATCGTTGTATGCCAGACGGACAATTCTATCCGTCCGGTCGTTGCTGTCTTAGATCAGGATAATCAGATGACGGAAATCAGATATGACCTGGCAAAAAATAAAAAAATATCAATTCTGCAGTTGGTTTAA
- a CDS encoding DUF4446 family protein, translating into MISKYLGFDSDYIIIGLCGVLLILFILTIVNIVQMKKLKKNYRIFMSGKDAKTLEDTLIQRLDQVDFLLESNEENDSNIKVLSKNMQRTYQKMGLIKYDAFHEMGGKLSFSLAMLDMRNNGFIINAMHTREGCYTYIKEIIDGNSVIVLSEEEQEALKRAMDPNGNLKNSDEE; encoded by the coding sequence ATGATATCAAAATATTTAGGGTTTGACTCAGATTATATTATTATAGGGCTTTGTGGAGTTCTTTTGATTTTATTTATATTAACAATTGTAAATATTGTTCAGATGAAAAAATTAAAAAAGAATTACCGCATTTTTATGAGTGGAAAAGATGCAAAGACACTGGAAGATACATTGATTCAAAGGTTAGATCAGGTTGATTTCCTGTTAGAATCAAATGAAGAAAATGACAGCAATATTAAAGTACTCTCTAAAAATATGCAGCGTACCTATCAGAAGATGGGCTTGATCAAGTATGATGCATTTCATGAGATGGGAGGAAAATTAAGTTTTTCTCTTGCAATGTTAGATATGCGCAATAATGGATTTATTATTAATGCAATGCACACCAGAGAGGGCTGCTATACATATATTAAAGAAATTATTGATGGTAATTCTGTAATTGTTTTATCAGAGGAAGAACAGGAAGCTTTAAAACGTGCAATGGATCCGAATGGTAATTTGAAAAATTCGGATGAGGAATAG